A genomic stretch from Chryseobacterium sp. SNU WT5 includes:
- a CDS encoding OmpP1/FadL family transporter, translated as MIKKTCIILGISAVYFVNAQDISTLRNTVDAYSNSSLNGSARYNAMAGSMGALGGEVSVLNSNPAGIGVNIASEMSGTLSITKSNNSSSFNGSSIDYKVNNTDLGNVGGVVAFRVAGNSPWKFVNIGVNYSNQSIEDYTETPGNANINFNAIGANNIPTTLSYAGHAYNRYGNLSKMSMAVGANYDNRIYVGGGLNFHTLVVDQYDSAAFQSSSDNNTAEYHKQYTPFSESSNGFSATVGIIGKINPQFRVGAALETPTWWTIERAFDEYENPTDGTYSENRTLSTPLKATLSAAFVPSKNLAVNIDYTIGLTKPQYKVRGDAETELNSFFNDHSRSMSEIKAGAEYRIDAFRLRAGYAYANSPFNSVDLNSFSDAGTSGNNSFDKLLVGNRTTFGAGLGYDFKSFYLDAAYQSISSDYQNPFLAGSAANNAGYFSDKYVVESNSSIVSNVKNKKDNFFLTLGWKF; from the coding sequence ATGATTAAAAAAACTTGTATAATATTGGGTATTTCTGCAGTTTATTTTGTGAATGCTCAAGATATTTCTACACTAAGAAATACGGTAGATGCTTATTCAAACTCTTCGCTAAATGGTTCTGCACGTTATAATGCAATGGCAGGATCAATGGGAGCTCTTGGTGGAGAAGTTTCTGTACTTAATTCTAATCCAGCTGGGATCGGCGTCAACATCGCCAGCGAAATGTCTGGAACATTATCAATTACTAAAAGCAATAACAGTTCATCTTTTAATGGGAGTTCAATTGATTACAAGGTAAACAATACAGACCTCGGAAATGTTGGTGGTGTAGTTGCTTTTAGAGTTGCCGGAAATTCCCCATGGAAATTTGTCAATATTGGAGTCAATTATTCTAATCAGTCGATTGAAGATTACACTGAAACTCCAGGGAATGCAAATATAAACTTCAATGCTATTGGTGCAAATAATATTCCGACGACCTTAAGTTACGCAGGTCATGCCTATAATAGATACGGAAATCTTTCCAAAATGAGTATGGCGGTTGGTGCTAATTATGATAACCGAATTTATGTGGGTGGAGGTTTAAATTTTCATACCTTGGTAGTGGATCAGTATGATTCTGCAGCCTTTCAGTCATCGTCAGATAATAATACAGCGGAATATCATAAGCAATATACTCCGTTTTCTGAATCTTCGAATGGATTTTCAGCAACAGTAGGAATTATTGGAAAAATAAATCCTCAATTCAGAGTTGGAGCAGCTTTGGAAACTCCAACTTGGTGGACTATTGAGCGGGCTTTTGATGAATATGAAAATCCTACTGATGGTACCTACTCGGAGAACAGAACACTTTCTACTCCTTTAAAAGCGACGTTAAGTGCTGCTTTTGTACCTAGTAAGAATCTTGCAGTTAATATAGATTATACTATAGGTTTGACAAAGCCCCAATATAAGGTGCGTGGAGATGCAGAAACTGAATTGAATAGTTTCTTCAATGACCATTCTAGAAGTATGTCAGAAATTAAAGCGGGAGCGGAATACAGAATAGACGCTTTTCGTTTAAGAGCAGGTTACGCTTATGCAAATAGTCCATTTAACTCTGTAGATTTGAACTCATTCTCGGACGCAGGTACCTCTGGGAATAATTCTTTTGATAAACTATTAGTGGGAAATAGAACGACTTTCGGAGCTGGCCTTGGATATGATTTTAAATCATTTTATCTTGACGCAGCATATCAAAGTATTTCTTCAGATTATCAAAATCCCTTTTTAGCAGGAAGTGCAGCAAACAATGCAGGTTATTTTTCTGATAAATATGTAGTCGAATCAAATTCTTCAATTGTATCTAATGTGAAGAACAAGAAAGATAATTTTTTCCTTACCTTAGGATGGAAATTCTAA
- a CDS encoding prolyl-tRNA synthetase, translating into MKNITYKNLLNSLKLKSVFAIVGGMLLTSCGAAMGYTETDGVYYDPNKDTLPEGVVMSSGNHVNEYYDYQVTDDQNKYLNSDNRNESWKNNQNSDFGTYTGTDTYYNDAWGYGYPYGYNSGFSFGMNFGWGSPYGYGNYYNPWNYGYNPYYGSYYPFYGYYNPYYGYGPYGYPSNYYYGNSYYGNRYNNYNAPSFNYKRSGATGAFRNDGNNTVRSNNNQSAGFRKNSPTFRNSNQQNTDYRTNQRQNDQPRFRTTPQKNQQRQNVPQRQVTPQEQPRFRTNSSDSGFRSGSSGSSSNRGSSNSGSTRQSGGFRR; encoded by the coding sequence ATGAAAAATATTACCTATAAAAACTTACTAAATTCACTAAAATTAAAATCGGTTTTTGCGATCGTTGGTGGGATGCTATTAACTTCTTGTGGTGCTGCCATGGGTTATACAGAGACTGATGGCGTTTATTACGATCCCAATAAAGATACTTTGCCAGAAGGTGTAGTGATGAGTAGCGGAAATCATGTAAATGAATATTATGATTATCAGGTTACAGATGATCAAAACAAATATTTAAATTCTGATAATCGAAATGAAAGTTGGAAAAACAATCAAAATTCTGACTTTGGAACCTATACTGGTACCGATACTTATTATAATGATGCGTGGGGTTATGGGTATCCATATGGATATAACTCTGGTTTCAGTTTTGGAATGAATTTCGGGTGGGGTTCTCCTTACGGTTATGGTAATTACTATAATCCATGGAATTACGGATACAATCCTTATTACGGATCATATTATCCTTTCTATGGTTATTACAATCCTTATTACGGTTATGGTCCTTACGGCTACCCATCCAACTATTACTATGGCAACAGTTATTATGGTAACCGATATAATAATTACAACGCACCTTCATTTAACTACAAGAGAAGTGGTGCTACTGGTGCATTCCGAAATGATGGTAATAATACAGTAAGATCAAATAATAATCAATCTGCTGGATTTAGAAAGAATAGTCCAACTTTTAGAAATAGTAATCAGCAAAATACAGATTATAGAACGAATCAGCGACAAAATGATCAACCAAGATTTAGAACTACTCCGCAAAAAAATCAGCAGAGACAAAATGTGCCTCAAAGGCAGGTAACTCCTCAGGAACAGCCGAGATTTAGAACCAATTCGAGTGATAGTGGATTTAGATCAGGAAGCTCGGGAAGCAGTTCAAATAGGGGATCATCCAATTCAGGTTCTACAAGACAGTCAGGCGGTTTCAGAAGATAA
- a CDS encoding class I SAM-dependent methyltransferase produces MAWFETWFDTPYYHILYKDRDFAEAENFITLLINYLNLPKDSKIIDLACGKGRHSVFLNKMGYEVLGLDLSQQSIEHNKQFENSDLKFEVHDMRDEIFTQLSSQKVDAVFNLFTSFGYFEDENDDKKVFRSISNILKEDGYFVLDFLNAKWVENTLVPEENMTKEGINFTIKKKIENQHVIKDISFKDQGKDFHFFEKVKLHTLDEINRYAEEFGFERITTFGDYHLGKFDVEQSARCINLFKKKN; encoded by the coding sequence ATGGCATGGTTTGAAACTTGGTTTGATACTCCTTATTATCATATTCTATATAAAGATAGAGATTTTGCAGAAGCAGAAAACTTTATCACCTTACTAATCAATTACTTAAATCTACCGAAAGATTCTAAAATTATTGACCTGGCTTGTGGAAAAGGCAGACATTCTGTTTTTTTAAACAAAATGGGCTATGAAGTTTTAGGATTGGATTTATCACAACAAAGCATTGAACATAACAAACAGTTCGAAAATTCAGATTTAAAATTTGAAGTTCACGACATGCGAGATGAGATTTTCACCCAACTATCATCACAGAAAGTTGATGCAGTTTTCAATCTCTTCACCAGCTTTGGATATTTCGAAGATGAAAATGATGATAAAAAAGTTTTTCGGTCAATATCAAATATCTTGAAGGAAGACGGATATTTTGTATTAGATTTTCTGAATGCAAAATGGGTTGAAAATACACTCGTTCCAGAAGAGAATATGACTAAAGAAGGAATCAACTTCACCATAAAGAAGAAAATTGAGAATCAGCATGTGATCAAAGATATTAGTTTTAAAGATCAGGGAAAAGATTTTCATTTTTTCGAAAAGGTAAAACTTCATACGTTGGATGAAATAAACAGGTACGCCGAAGAATTCGGTTTTGAAAGAATCACTACATTCGGTGATTATCATTTAGGTAAATTTGATGTAGAACAATCAGCAAGATGTATCAATTTGTTTAAAAAGAAGAACTAA
- a CDS encoding ZIP family metal transporter — MIIILLILSVLIGVFLGKFFGDREKFAKNLLIVSAGFLITICLNEVFPEVYSGTNNNIGLWVIGGVLLQMLLENLTKGFEHGHFHHHSEGKNILPIALMIGMFIHAFLEGIPLANETETFTPYLTGILVHNIPISFILGAFLVKNKKFNPSAFLIIAIFALASPLGLILGKYFNPNLEVYFLALVGGIFLHISSVIIFESSKNHNVDWKKIGYVTLGVLLAMTGHLFHHH, encoded by the coding sequence ATGATTATTATTCTCTTAATTTTAAGTGTTTTAATTGGTGTATTTCTCGGAAAATTTTTTGGAGATCGGGAGAAGTTTGCAAAAAATTTATTGATTGTAAGCGCGGGATTTCTTATTACTATATGTTTGAACGAAGTTTTCCCGGAAGTATATTCTGGAACAAATAATAATATTGGACTTTGGGTGATCGGTGGAGTTTTGCTTCAAATGCTGCTTGAAAACTTAACTAAGGGCTTTGAGCACGGTCACTTTCATCATCATAGCGAAGGAAAGAATATCCTTCCAATCGCATTGATGATTGGAATGTTTATCCATGCATTTTTAGAAGGAATCCCATTGGCGAACGAAACTGAAACTTTCACTCCCTACTTAACTGGAATTTTGGTGCATAATATTCCCATCTCCTTTATTCTTGGTGCTTTCCTAGTAAAAAATAAAAAATTCAATCCTTCCGCATTTTTAATTATTGCAATTTTTGCATTAGCCTCACCTTTAGGATTAATATTAGGAAAATATTTTAATCCTAATTTAGAAGTGTACTTTCTAGCTTTAGTAGGTGGAATTTTTCTTCATATTTCATCAGTAATCATTTTTGAAAGCAGTAAAAATCATAATGTAGACTGGAAGAAAATTGGCTATGTAACCCTTGGAGTACTATTGGCAATGACTGGCCATCTTTTCCACCATCATTAA